From the Corythoichthys intestinalis isolate RoL2023-P3 chromosome 13, ASM3026506v1, whole genome shotgun sequence genome, one window contains:
- the LOC130927682 gene encoding oocyte zinc finger protein XlCOF6-like isoform X2 codes for MEWDKTHREYKIGSSKYLGPDAEQLKSEVQLPIKKEEVELPYIKEEDDITMSSGDPLNSEDGPSEASRGTEPPSSSSTEGSQAHIFIADRNGATSHSPYKDDGHKKSHHDNKLCKPSQCGKTFVNNLSCRMHIMSHTSENPIVCSICGQKFTQKSHTDRHKRTHNGKKPFSCSVCGQGFARLDTLKTHTRTHTGEKPFSGSDCSQGFARFDTLKTHTKSHTGEKPFSCSVCGKRFTQKSALNTHTRTHTGEKPFSCSVCGKRFTQKSALNTHTRTHNGEKPFSCSDCGQEFARVDTLKNHKRTHTGEKPFSCSDCGQGFARLDALKKHTRSYTGEKPFSCSVCGKSFTQKSALNTHTRTHTGEKPFSCSVCGKRFTQKSALNTHTRTHTGEKPFSCSFCGQGFNEKSVLKVHTRTHTGEKPFSCSVCGQGFARLDTLKTHTRTHTGEKPFTCSVCGKTFTQRSTLSTHTRTHTGEKPFSCSVCDEGFGHRSALKVHTRTHTGENPFSCSVCGQGFTQIPLLKRHTRTHTGEKPFSCSVCGQKFARKDRIKRHVCIGVRSSGQ; via the exons atggaatgggacaagacccatcgagagtacaagattg gttCCAGCAAATATCTTGGTCCTGACGCTGAACAGCTAAAGAGCGAAGTacaacttccaatcaaaaaggaggaggtagAGCTGCCATACATTAAAGAGGAGGACGATATCACCATGTCAAGTGGTGACCCCTTGAATAGCGAGGATGGTCCAAGTGAGGCCAGCAGAGGGACGGAGCCTCCaagcagcagctcaacagaaggaTCGCAAGCACACATTTTCATCGCAGATAGAAATGGCGCCACGTCACACTCACCTTACAAAGATGATGGTCATAAAAAATCTCACCATGACAACAAACTCTGCAAACCctctcagtgtgggaaaacctttgTTAATAACTTAAGTTGTCGTATGCATATAATGAGCCACACTAGTGAAAATCCTATTGTCTGCTCAatttgtggtcaaaaattcacTCAGAAGAGCCACACAGACAGACACAAAAGAACCCACAATGgtaaaaaacctttttcctgctctgtttgtggtcaaggattcgctCGTTTAGACAccttaaaaacacacacaagaacccacactggcgaaaaacctttttccggcTCAGATTGTAGTCAAGGATTCGCTCGTTTCGACAccttaaaaacacacacaaaatcccacactggtgaaaaacctttttcctgctcagtttgtggaaaaagattcactcagaagagcgccttaaacacacacacaagaacccacactggtgaaaaacctttttcctgctcagtttgtggaaaaagattcactcagaagagtgccttaaacacacacacaagaacccacaatggtgaaaaacctttttcctgctcagattgTGGTCAAGAATTCGCTCGTGTAGACACCTTAAAAAACCacaaaagaacccacactggtgaaaaacctttttcctgctcagattgtggtcaaggattcgctCGTTTAGACgccttaaaaaaacacacaagatcctacactggtgaaaaacctttttcttgctcagtttgtggaaaaagtTTCACTCAGAAGAGCgccttaaacacacacacaagaacccacactggtgaaaaacctttttcctgctcagtttgtggaaaaagattcactcagaagagcgccttaaacacacacacaagaacccacactggcgaaaaacctttttcctgctcattttgtggtcaaggattcaatgAAAAGAGTGtcttaaaagtacacacaagaacccacactggtgaaaaacctttttcctgctcagtttgtggtcaaggattcgctCGTTTAGACAccttaaaaacacacacaagaacccacactggtgaaaaaccttttacttgctcagtttgtggaaaaacATTCACTCAGAGGAGCACCTTAAgcacacacacaagaacccacactggcgaaaaacctttttcctgctcagtttgtgatgaAGGATTCGGTCATAGGAGTGccttaaaagtacacacaagaacccacactggcgaaaaccctttttcctgctcagtttgtggtcaaggattcactcaAATTCCCCTTTTAAAACGACACACAAGAacgcacactggtgaaaaacctttttcctgttcagtttgtggtcaaaaattcGCTCGCAAAGATCGGATTAAGAGACACGTTTGTATTGGGGTGAGAAGCAGTGGCCAATGA
- the LOC130927682 gene encoding oocyte zinc finger protein XlCOF6-like isoform X1 yields the protein MRARRTPAAKLEAELCGTKAQRRHELSTACKMQVKVVLRRLAGSSKYLGPDAEQLKSEVQLPIKKEEVELPYIKEEDDITMSSGDPLNSEDGPSEASRGTEPPSSSSTEGSQAHIFIADRNGATSHSPYKDDGHKKSHHDNKLCKPSQCGKTFVNNLSCRMHIMSHTSENPIVCSICGQKFTQKSHTDRHKRTHNGKKPFSCSVCGQGFARLDTLKTHTRTHTGEKPFSGSDCSQGFARFDTLKTHTKSHTGEKPFSCSVCGKRFTQKSALNTHTRTHTGEKPFSCSVCGKRFTQKSALNTHTRTHNGEKPFSCSDCGQEFARVDTLKNHKRTHTGEKPFSCSDCGQGFARLDALKKHTRSYTGEKPFSCSVCGKSFTQKSALNTHTRTHTGEKPFSCSVCGKRFTQKSALNTHTRTHTGEKPFSCSFCGQGFNEKSVLKVHTRTHTGEKPFSCSVCGQGFARLDTLKTHTRTHTGEKPFTCSVCGKTFTQRSTLSTHTRTHTGEKPFSCSVCDEGFGHRSALKVHTRTHTGENPFSCSVCGQGFTQIPLLKRHTRTHTGEKPFSCSVCGQKFARKDRIKRHVCIGVRSSGQ from the exons ATGCGTGCAAGAAGGACGCCAGCCGCAAAGTTGGAGGCGGAACTTTGTGGCACAAAAGCTCAGCGACGACATGAACTCTCGACTGCTTGCAAGATGCAAGTAAAAGTTGTTCTTCGCAGACTAGCAG gttCCAGCAAATATCTTGGTCCTGACGCTGAACAGCTAAAGAGCGAAGTacaacttccaatcaaaaaggaggaggtagAGCTGCCATACATTAAAGAGGAGGACGATATCACCATGTCAAGTGGTGACCCCTTGAATAGCGAGGATGGTCCAAGTGAGGCCAGCAGAGGGACGGAGCCTCCaagcagcagctcaacagaaggaTCGCAAGCACACATTTTCATCGCAGATAGAAATGGCGCCACGTCACACTCACCTTACAAAGATGATGGTCATAAAAAATCTCACCATGACAACAAACTCTGCAAACCctctcagtgtgggaaaacctttgTTAATAACTTAAGTTGTCGTATGCATATAATGAGCCACACTAGTGAAAATCCTATTGTCTGCTCAatttgtggtcaaaaattcacTCAGAAGAGCCACACAGACAGACACAAAAGAACCCACAATGgtaaaaaacctttttcctgctctgtttgtggtcaaggattcgctCGTTTAGACAccttaaaaacacacacaagaacccacactggcgaaaaacctttttccggcTCAGATTGTAGTCAAGGATTCGCTCGTTTCGACAccttaaaaacacacacaaaatcccacactggtgaaaaacctttttcctgctcagtttgtggaaaaagattcactcagaagagcgccttaaacacacacacaagaacccacactggtgaaaaacctttttcctgctcagtttgtggaaaaagattcactcagaagagtgccttaaacacacacacaagaacccacaatggtgaaaaacctttttcctgctcagattgTGGTCAAGAATTCGCTCGTGTAGACACCTTAAAAAACCacaaaagaacccacactggtgaaaaacctttttcctgctcagattgtggtcaaggattcgctCGTTTAGACgccttaaaaaaacacacaagatcctacactggtgaaaaacctttttcttgctcagtttgtggaaaaagtTTCACTCAGAAGAGCgccttaaacacacacacaagaacccacactggtgaaaaacctttttcctgctcagtttgtggaaaaagattcactcagaagagcgccttaaacacacacacaagaacccacactggcgaaaaacctttttcctgctcattttgtggtcaaggattcaatgAAAAGAGTGtcttaaaagtacacacaagaacccacactggtgaaaaacctttttcctgctcagtttgtggtcaaggattcgctCGTTTAGACAccttaaaaacacacacaagaacccacactggtgaaaaaccttttacttgctcagtttgtggaaaaacATTCACTCAGAGGAGCACCTTAAgcacacacacaagaacccacactggcgaaaaacctttttcctgctcagtttgtgatgaAGGATTCGGTCATAGGAGTGccttaaaagtacacacaagaacccacactggcgaaaaccctttttcctgctcagtttgtggtcaaggattcactcaAATTCCCCTTTTAAAACGACACACAAGAacgcacactggtgaaaaacctttttcctgttcagtttgtggtcaaaaattcGCTCGCAAAGATCGGATTAAGAGACACGTTTGTATTGGGGTGAGAAGCAGTGGCCAATGA